Within the Bacillota bacterium genome, the region AAGAAATGACTTCCATATCTCGACGACGTGTATGAAATTTAACTCCCTTAAGAAACATAATCAACCGGGTAAAAAACGGGTAAATGCCGTTTGAGAGGGCCTCGGTAAACCATTTGTTCATAAGAATGTTTATTATCCGAGCCCAAATAAGGTCTACAGGTTTTGCGGACTCAGGCTCAAATTTGATTACCGATAGAGCGATACCTATTTTTCCTTTTAGTTCCATGCTGCGAAAAGCTCGTACAGCAGCACCGTGAGCAAGCAAGAGATTATGTGCGGTTAAGATTGCCTCAGACAATTTTTTGCGCCTTGATTTAACTCCGTTTTGTAGAAAGCCTCTGAAATATACATAATGATTTGGCTCATACAAGGTTATCCAGTTATCGACAAGTTGCCCGAATCTCTCAAAACATACTTTTGAATAATACTCAAAGAGTGAGACCGCATTTCTTTTGGTAAACCCGTTTGCTTTCAGTAAAAATGGCGGAACCTCAAAAGACAGGAGTGCTGCCGTTATATGTAACCCCTTATTCTTTAGTTCCAAAATCATCTGTTTATAATACTGAACTGCCTGTTCGTTCACTTCGCCCTTTTCATTTTTAATAATAGCCTTCCATGATAAAACAAATAAGAACGAATTGGCACCTGATTTTTTTATCATTTCAGCAATATCCGAATTGTTTAATTCTACGTGTGGCTGCTCTGATTCACATTCAAAACGATCATCAAATGGCAGTATATGCACGGGTGAAAAGGTGTTTTCGGCTACACCCCAGCAGAACTTTGATGAAAAGATCCTGCCCATGTAATACCCCCTTAGGTAAATAATTATTCGGTCAAATCCAGCTGCCTTGACTGAAGTTCCAGCCATTGCTGCCGTGTTATAAGCACTTGACGCGGCTTCGATCCTTCATATGGACCGACGATACCCCGTTCTTCCATCTCATCGACTATCCTTGCTGCGCGTGCGTAACCGAGCTTAAGGCGCCGTTGAAGCAGTGACGTCGATGCGCTTCCGGCTTCTATTACACAATCGATAGCCTCATTAAGCATAACGTCAGGAGCATCTCCGCTATCGTTTCCTTTAACTGATTTCTCTTTTGCCGCTTCACGTTCTATCTGCTCGATAACGCTTTCGTCATAGTCTGCATTATGCTGTTTCTTAATAAAGTCGACAACATGTTCTACTTCTTTATCAGATACAA harbors:
- a CDS encoding family 1 glycosylhydrolase; protein product: MGRIFSSKFCWGVAENTFSPVHILPFDDRFECESEQPHVELNNSDIAEMIKKSGANSFLFVLSWKAIIKNEKGEVNEQAVQYYKQMILELKNKGLHITAALLSFEVPPFLLKANGFTKRNAVSLFEYYSKVCFERFGQLVDNWITLYEPNHYVYFRGFLQNGVKSRRKKLSEAILTAHNLLLAHGAAVRAFRSMELKGKIGIALSVIKFEPESAKPVDLIWARIINILMNKWFTEALSNGIYPFFTRLIMFLKGVKFHTRRRDMEVISSNLDFVSVSYYGKLRISHQSHINEISDFTNAAIVDKDGFLTACYNIHRQMHLPMYIIDNGLHTPPLDKSDAIKSDMSKINLINTNITSIESLLLNWVDIRGYYICSLFDNYRYLSSSGKHTGLYYIDNNEIIAKDSASAFSNIINKLTERKTDE